A stretch of the Saccharolobus caldissimus genome encodes the following:
- the htpX gene encoding zinc metalloprotease HtpX, with amino-acid sequence MNLAILKLKLNMILATIGILLLGFALSLAVADYAFGATFGLGLILSILIFLFFFNIIQWLFGPYLISWAYRTVEVTPNDPVYGWLYNIVAEVARYNNFKQVPKVYIADVPFPNAFAYGSPIAGKRIAFTLPILRLLNKDELKAVAGHELGHLKHKDVELLMAVGLIPALIYYLGWWLFWGGVFSGNGGNGRGNNGGLLFLIGIAMMAVSFVFQLFVLFLNRMREAYADVNSALTVPGGKENLQLALAKLTLSMDPEALERFKKRSTTNQLASMLFFAGSTEEVPTWNARELVEIWKSAKVPWYADILMDHPHPAKRIQLLEKIGK; translated from the coding sequence ATGAATTTGGCAATATTAAAACTTAAATTAAATATGATTTTAGCAACTATAGGAATATTACTATTAGGATTTGCATTATCGTTAGCAGTAGCAGATTACGCATTTGGAGCCACATTTGGTTTAGGATTAATACTTTCAATATTAATATTTCTTTTCTTCTTTAACATAATACAATGGCTATTTGGACCTTATCTTATTAGCTGGGCATACAGAACAGTAGAGGTAACTCCCAATGATCCAGTTTACGGATGGCTTTATAATATTGTTGCAGAAGTTGCAAGGTATAATAATTTCAAGCAAGTACCAAAGGTCTATATAGCTGATGTTCCATTTCCAAACGCTTTCGCATATGGCAGTCCAATTGCTGGAAAAAGAATCGCTTTCACGTTACCTATATTAAGACTACTTAATAAGGATGAATTAAAGGCTGTAGCAGGGCATGAATTAGGACACTTAAAACATAAAGATGTTGAGTTATTAATGGCTGTTGGCTTAATTCCAGCATTAATTTATTATTTGGGTTGGTGGCTATTCTGGGGAGGAGTATTTAGCGGGAATGGAGGTAATGGAAGAGGTAATAATGGCGGGCTGCTTTTCCTAATAGGAATAGCAATGATGGCCGTAAGCTTTGTATTTCAATTATTCGTATTATTCCTAAATAGAATGAGAGAAGCATATGCGGATGTAAACTCAGCGTTAACAGTACCTGGCGGCAAGGAAAACTTGCAATTAGCATTAGCTAAATTAACGCTTTCAATGGATCCAGAAGCGTTGGAAAGGTTTAAGAAGAGAAGTACTACAAACCAGCTAGCTAGCATGTTGTTCTTTGCTGGATCTACAGAGGAAGTCCCAACATGGAATGCAAGAGAGTTAGTAGAAATTTGGAAGAGTGCTAAGGTACCTTGGTATGCAGATATACTAATGGATCATCCGCATCCAGCAAAGAGAATACAATTACTTGAGAAAATTGGTAAATAA
- a CDS encoding ATP-binding protein, whose product MFNPSSFIDEITPQLKDKIGNERVLAAVSGGVDSTTAAVLAYKILGDKVIPVLIDTGFLRKDEAKKVKYYLRDVLPNLIVIDKSDLFVSSIEGLSDAEEKRKKFRELFYSTISSLMKQYNAKYLMQGTIAADWVETQGGIKTQHNVLVQIGIDTEKQWGFTLIEPLADLYKNEVRELARYLNLPKEISERQPFPGPGLLVRVVGKLTREKLEIVREANEIVESSLSDFGYSQYFAAIFESSGILSKLSDNNVFIYDVKATGVKGDVRAYGNVVKIYCEDYYNVKNIVDKLEKYDITHVLCTVKEREEGKYSIAVRAVITEDFMTADYAKIPKEILSNIADQIFEKIHSVKEVLYDVTSKPPATIEFE is encoded by the coding sequence ATGTTTAACCCTTCTTCGTTTATAGACGAGATAACCCCGCAATTAAAGGATAAAATAGGTAATGAGAGAGTTTTAGCTGCAGTAAGTGGTGGTGTAGATAGTACTACGGCAGCAGTTTTAGCATATAAGATATTAGGCGATAAGGTTATTCCAGTATTAATTGATACTGGTTTTTTAAGAAAGGATGAGGCTAAGAAGGTTAAATATTACTTAAGGGACGTTTTACCTAATCTAATAGTTATAGATAAGAGTGACCTTTTCGTATCATCTATTGAAGGTTTATCTGATGCTGAAGAGAAAAGGAAAAAATTTAGAGAATTATTTTACTCTACAATTTCCTCTCTAATGAAGCAGTATAATGCAAAGTATTTAATGCAAGGTACTATAGCTGCAGATTGGGTAGAGACACAAGGTGGAATAAAAACTCAACATAATGTATTAGTTCAAATAGGTATAGATACGGAAAAACAATGGGGTTTTACGTTAATAGAACCTTTAGCCGACTTATATAAAAACGAGGTTAGAGAATTAGCTAGATACTTAAATTTACCTAAAGAAATCTCAGAAAGGCAACCTTTCCCAGGACCGGGTCTTCTAGTTAGAGTTGTAGGTAAATTGACTAGGGAAAAATTAGAAATTGTAAGGGAAGCAAATGAGATAGTTGAATCATCTCTTAGCGATTTTGGGTATTCACAATATTTCGCTGCCATATTCGAGTCAAGCGGTATTTTGAGCAAATTAAGCGATAATAACGTGTTTATTTATGATGTAAAAGCCACTGGCGTTAAGGGTGACGTTAGGGCATATGGAAATGTCGTTAAAATATATTGTGAGGACTATTATAATGTTAAAAATATAGTTGATAAGTTAGAAAAATATGATATTACTCATGTGCTTTGTACGGTAAAGGAAAGAGAGGAAGGCAAGTATTCTATCGCAGTAAGAGCTGTCATAACAGAGGATTTTATGACCGCTGATTACGCTAAGATACCTAAGGAAATTTTATCTAATATTGCAGATCAAATATTTGAAAAAATACATTCTGTAAAGGAAGTTTTATATGATGTTACTTCTAAGCCTCCCGCTACAATAGAATTTGAATAA
- a CDS encoding cobyric acid synthase, with protein sequence MSIIVASTMSDSGKSFVTTGLVRILKSKPLKIQNMSLNSISTWDGGEIAFIQAYQAIGANLRPERYMNPILLKPMGKGIEVIFMGNSLGVMNGEEYYNLANKILWKDIMRIFNDNFVIEAAGGLGEPNFIDKDLTAIKLMKELKIPAILVLDIDRGGAFSSAYGTYLTLPDYLRDNLKGFIINKFRGEERFLYDAIKWLEEKTNMKYLGYIPFLEESPIMPEDSMNVYNFGEGDIEVAVIAYPYMSNFNEFYALKKSNAHVYFAKKPKEINKADLVILPGSRNTLESLSWLSERGFIEYLRNKNILGICGGFQILGKKIFDPYGMEAGYPTEYNGLGIFNFNVYYNKKKTVALSKAISDFGLIEGYEIRRGVIKYEGEKPLVQIFERNQEKVSIPDGAYKDNFLGISIHGSLFSEGGKNLLELFGIKIHSLSMNEEIQNQAVETEKILRKHVYIDEIFEIYQGS encoded by the coding sequence GTGTCAATAATAGTTGCTTCTACAATGAGCGATTCTGGTAAATCTTTCGTTACAACAGGTTTAGTTAGAATTTTAAAATCTAAACCTTTAAAAATTCAGAATATGTCTTTAAATAGTATCTCTACATGGGATGGTGGTGAGATCGCCTTTATTCAAGCATATCAAGCTATAGGCGCAAACCTCAGACCAGAGAGGTACATGAACCCCATATTACTCAAACCCATGGGTAAAGGCATTGAGGTAATTTTCATGGGCAACTCTCTAGGAGTTATGAATGGTGAGGAATACTATAACTTAGCTAATAAGATTCTTTGGAAAGACATTATGAGAATATTTAATGATAATTTCGTTATAGAAGCTGCAGGTGGCTTAGGGGAGCCTAATTTCATTGATAAAGATTTAACAGCAATTAAATTAATGAAAGAATTAAAAATACCTGCAATTCTAGTATTAGATATTGATAGAGGTGGTGCATTTTCATCAGCTTACGGCACTTATTTGACGCTTCCAGACTACTTAAGGGATAATTTAAAGGGCTTTATCATTAATAAGTTTAGAGGAGAAGAACGATTTCTATATGACGCAATCAAATGGTTAGAAGAGAAAACTAATATGAAATATTTGGGATATATACCCTTTCTTGAAGAAAGCCCAATAATGCCAGAAGATTCCATGAATGTATATAATTTTGGAGAAGGCGATATAGAAGTAGCAGTCATAGCGTATCCTTATATGAGTAACTTTAACGAGTTTTATGCGTTAAAGAAATCTAACGCTCATGTATATTTTGCTAAAAAGCCTAAGGAGATAAACAAGGCAGATCTTGTTATTTTGCCTGGAAGTAGAAATACTCTGGAATCCTTATCTTGGCTTTCAGAAAGAGGGTTTATAGAATATTTAAGGAATAAGAATATTTTAGGTATTTGCGGTGGATTTCAAATATTAGGTAAGAAAATTTTTGATCCTTATGGTATGGAAGCAGGATATCCTACCGAGTATAACGGACTTGGTATATTTAATTTTAACGTGTATTATAATAAGAAAAAGACTGTAGCGTTAAGCAAGGCAATATCGGATTTCGGATTAATTGAGGGTTATGAAATTAGAAGGGGTGTAATAAAATATGAGGGAGAAAAACCTTTAGTCCAAATATTTGAAAGGAATCAGGAGAAAGTTAGCATACCAGACGGTGCGTATAAAGATAACTTTTTGGGAATAAGTATACATGGTAGCTTATTTTCTGAGGGTGGAAAGAATTTGCTTGAACTTTTTGGGATTAAAATACATTCTTTATCTATGAACGAGGAAATACAAAATCAAGCTGTAGAAACTGAAAAAATTCTTAGAAAGCACGTTTATATTGACGAGATATTTGAAATTTATCAAGGCAGTTAG
- a CDS encoding adenosylcobinamide-GDP ribazoletransferase produces MLKRIILTQFSFFSSIPVRVNATLEEVAAYSFLAPIIVGLPLAIIEFIIYSTLYFFLSTLAGIILLGIIELLRGFNHLDGLLDLGDALMVKGDREKRIKALKDVQIGSGGIGFLILYLAFQIVALIKLEGISSITIFNLMSSDVLSRTLSLFILGSIKPMPESTLGKVFHKSLERRLAILIIESIPFISIYNIMTYLVLYAIFYNICKSLGGSSGDITGASITLSFPLFLLVNEITHLNYSILSILCYLFSQLH; encoded by the coding sequence ATGCTCAAGAGGATAATATTAACTCAATTCTCCTTCTTCTCGTCAATTCCAGTAAGAGTGAATGCTACCTTAGAGGAAGTAGCAGCGTACTCATTTTTAGCTCCTATAATAGTTGGATTACCATTAGCAATAATTGAATTTATAATCTACTCTACATTATACTTTTTTTTATCTACATTAGCTGGCATAATACTACTGGGCATAATAGAACTATTAAGGGGTTTTAACCATTTAGACGGGCTTTTAGATCTAGGTGATGCACTAATGGTTAAAGGCGATAGAGAAAAGAGGATAAAGGCTTTAAAAGATGTTCAAATAGGTTCTGGAGGAATAGGCTTTTTAATACTCTATTTAGCCTTTCAAATAGTTGCGTTAATAAAGTTAGAAGGAATTTCCTCTATTACAATTTTTAATTTAATGTCATCCGATGTTTTATCTAGAACATTAAGTCTATTTATATTAGGCTCCATAAAGCCAATGCCCGAAAGTACATTAGGTAAAGTTTTCCATAAGAGCTTAGAGAGGAGATTAGCAATACTTATCATCGAATCCATACCTTTTATCTCGATTTATAACATCATGACGTATTTAGTTCTTTATGCTATATTTTACAATATATGTAAATCGTTAGGAGGTTCATCGGGTGATATTACTGGAGCCTCCATAACTTTATCCTTTCCTCTTTTCCTTTTAGTGAATGAGATTACTCATTTAAACTACTCTATATTATCAATCTTGTGTTACTTATTCTCGCAATTGCACTAA
- a CDS encoding cobalamin biosynthesis protein, whose protein sequence is MLLILAIALIWDLILSEPPTYIHPVVWSGKISEKLIKPYKGYLYGVVIWVISVIPVLFIFAVLPIWLGIPIYFKIILYAFSLKTTFSIRMLYDIVKKGSKLDDNSRYYAQQIVRRDLSKSDKGHIASALIESLFESTVDGITSPTFWFLLFGLPGAMLQRLSNTMDSMVGYKTKELVKEGWFSAKIDTIINYIPARLTGLIMLFCGVLLGLNVKQGINALRNAKMESINAKYPIAIAAGLLGVSLEKIGSYKVGFGNLPNENDVKNALKLFKLTLFLYFIILLVIYYNLYGISLLGYPYGIFKFS, encoded by the coding sequence GTGTTACTTATTCTCGCAATTGCACTAATATGGGACTTAATCCTTTCTGAACCCCCAACATACATTCATCCAGTAGTATGGAGTGGTAAAATATCCGAGAAGCTAATAAAACCATACAAAGGCTACCTATACGGAGTTGTAATCTGGGTGATTTCAGTAATTCCTGTTTTATTTATATTTGCCGTACTTCCAATATGGCTAGGAATTCCAATATATTTTAAAATAATTCTCTACGCCTTCTCGCTTAAGACTACCTTCTCCATAAGAATGTTATATGACATAGTTAAAAAAGGATCAAAATTGGATGATAATTCCAGATATTATGCCCAACAAATAGTTAGAAGAGACTTAAGTAAGAGCGATAAAGGGCATATAGCATCTGCTTTAATAGAATCATTATTTGAAAGTACAGTAGATGGAATAACGTCTCCTACTTTTTGGTTCTTACTTTTCGGATTACCAGGGGCTATGCTACAAAGGCTTTCAAATACTATGGATAGTATGGTAGGTTATAAAACTAAAGAACTTGTAAAAGAAGGCTGGTTTTCCGCAAAAATTGATACGATAATTAATTATATTCCCGCTAGGTTAACTGGCTTAATAATGTTATTTTGTGGAGTACTATTAGGATTAAACGTAAAGCAGGGAATAAATGCCTTAAGGAACGCTAAAATGGAGAGTATAAATGCTAAATATCCTATTGCTATAGCTGCAGGACTATTGGGAGTAAGTCTTGAAAAAATAGGAAGCTATAAGGTTGGGTTTGGTAATTTACCTAATGAAAATGATGTAAAAAATGCTTTAAAATTATTTAAATTGACATTATTTTTATATTTTATTATATTACTAGTCATATATTATAACCTTTATGGAATTTCCCTCCTTGGCTACCCTTACGGCATTTTCAAATTCAGTTAA
- a CDS encoding zinc-dependent dehydrogenase, whose protein sequence is MKSIVLENGKAVLKELPIPKLQEGDVLVKMKACGLCGTDIEKMCGQYTASQPILGHEPAGIIAESTVDWLKPGDRVFAHHHVPCYECYYCKKGSPTMCPYYRKTNLDPGGFSEYFRVPAWNVKRGGILKLPVNVSFDEGAFIEPLATVIRAQRRVRIDEGDTIFIVGAGPMGLLHAMMAKVNKAGFIITSDISDFRVEFAYKIGVDYSLNSKKVDVVEEVRKLTDGRGADVSIIAAGSPSAILTGLKAVRRGGRVLLFGVPYKGTILNYDISDLLNNEISIISSNAAVEEDTREALNLLALKKIDVTKLITHRFPLTEFENAVRVAKEGNSIKVIIYD, encoded by the coding sequence GTGAAAAGCATCGTCCTTGAAAACGGGAAAGCAGTATTAAAGGAACTACCGATACCTAAATTACAAGAAGGTGACGTCTTAGTAAAAATGAAAGCTTGTGGGCTATGCGGGACAGATATAGAGAAGATGTGTGGACAATATACTGCATCTCAGCCAATTTTAGGACATGAACCCGCTGGGATAATTGCCGAATCTACAGTAGACTGGTTAAAACCTGGGGATAGAGTTTTCGCTCATCATCACGTTCCTTGTTACGAATGCTACTATTGCAAAAAAGGTAGTCCAACTATGTGTCCTTACTATAGGAAGACTAATCTAGATCCAGGAGGTTTTTCAGAATATTTTAGGGTTCCAGCGTGGAACGTGAAAAGAGGCGGTATTTTAAAGTTACCAGTCAACGTCAGTTTTGATGAAGGAGCCTTCATAGAACCCTTAGCTACAGTTATTAGAGCACAAAGAAGAGTAAGAATTGACGAAGGAGATACGATCTTTATAGTTGGTGCTGGACCAATGGGTTTATTACACGCTATGATGGCTAAGGTCAATAAAGCTGGCTTTATCATTACTTCAGATATAAGTGATTTTAGGGTAGAATTTGCATATAAAATTGGTGTAGATTATTCTTTAAATTCAAAGAAAGTAGATGTCGTAGAAGAAGTAAGGAAATTAACGGACGGAAGAGGGGCTGATGTAAGTATTATAGCTGCTGGCTCTCCCTCTGCAATACTTACTGGGCTTAAAGCAGTTAGAAGAGGTGGGAGGGTACTACTATTTGGCGTTCCATACAAGGGTACTATACTTAATTACGATATAAGCGACTTACTAAATAATGAAATTTCGATAATTTCTAGTAACGCAGCAGTGGAGGAAGACACTAGAGAGGCTCTTAATTTATTAGCACTTAAAAAAATTGATGTTACTAAATTAATTACTCACAGATTTCCTTTAACTGAATTTGAAAATGCCGTAAGGGTAGCCAAGGAGGGAAATTCCATAAAGGTTATAATATATGACTAG
- a CDS encoding M48 family metallopeptidase — translation MNLFITFVLVPLVIILEFIVVPALVLKKSTKISYIDNYPIFMINSSEINAYSLTSIWGKFIVVSKGLILNEDKNHVYAAIAHELGHIKLNHHLKMNLFIVMIIVIFSFLISYPILLIPFTAFALILQRYISRKLELNADKYAVKMTKNRQLLEELIIKYNDRKTTFLSTHPNIQARLKNINNVK, via the coding sequence GTGAACTTATTTATTACTTTCGTCCTAGTCCCTCTGGTTATTATTTTAGAGTTTATAGTAGTACCGGCATTAGTACTTAAAAAGTCGACAAAAATATCTTATATCGATAATTATCCTATTTTTATGATTAATTCAAGCGAAATAAACGCGTACTCCCTTACATCAATTTGGGGTAAGTTCATAGTTGTAAGTAAAGGATTAATACTAAATGAGGATAAAAATCACGTTTATGCGGCAATTGCACATGAACTAGGGCATATAAAGCTTAATCATCATCTTAAAATGAACTTATTTATCGTTATGATAATAGTAATATTTTCATTTTTAATTAGTTATCCAATTCTTTTAATACCTTTTACAGCCTTTGCTTTAATTCTCCAGAGATATATTTCTAGAAAATTAGAACTTAATGCCGATAAATATGCAGTAAAAATGACAAAGAATAGACAATTATTAGAGGAACTAATAATTAAATATAATGATAGAAAAACAACATTTTTATCCACACACCCAAACATTCAAGCAAGACTTAAAAACATAAATAACGTAAAATAG
- the cutA gene encoding glyceraldehyde dehydrogenase subunit alpha: protein MYIGQSIKRLEDPKFLTGSATYVDDIEIPGTLFVAFLRSTKPHAKIRIKKNGYNVFTGEDINPGKDFPIPTEEVTYVGQPIAAIAARDRYEAYDMLESIEVEYEELPYTLDPEVALKNEIKVYTKKDSNIYEYKNWESGNVKEALERADKVIEGELYNQRVIANPLETRGFLAYFDGNRLNVWSSTQSAHYLRRNLVNFLGIDNIRVIQPDVGGAFGSKIITHPEEYAVAKLALKLRRPLKWIPTRSEEIQSAGHGRDKKLKFKVGVKNDGIILGIEGTLIADLGAPYPDANEDEIGNVHSTARMLPGVYKILNIKIEHYAVNTNKAPTQSYRGAGRPEATYFIERIINIISQELGIDEFEIREKNLVKELPYKNAFGITYDSGDYVGLLNKAKEFYQKLRTEAGPNECVGSSMYVEISGFGPWETARIFAKNDGKIVIITGSGPHGQGDGTAFAQIVADVLEIPIENIDVRWGDTDIIEDGIGTWGSRTVTVGGSAMFKAAEELKKRFIEVGAKLLNADIEEVEYKNGSVINKKNGNSVNFKEIIDKAYSLGYSLDVTYVYNVSKPGYTSPYGVHLALVSVDKENGVIRVRKYIAIDDVGRVINPLLAEGQVIGGVVQGLAQALYEGAIFNNEGYLLNSNLTDYGFPTAVEVPKVEWYYIQKGFSSHPTRSKGIGEAGTIASTPAVVNAVEKCIGRRIRSMPVRPEEVL, encoded by the coding sequence GTGTATATAGGGCAATCTATTAAAAGGCTAGAGGATCCTAAATTTTTAACCGGAAGTGCCACTTACGTTGATGATATTGAAATTCCAGGTACGCTTTTTGTGGCATTTCTTAGATCAACTAAGCCTCATGCAAAAATAAGAATAAAGAAAAATGGATATAACGTTTTTACCGGAGAAGACATAAATCCAGGAAAAGATTTTCCAATCCCTACTGAAGAAGTAACTTACGTGGGACAGCCAATTGCTGCTATAGCAGCTAGGGATAGATATGAGGCTTATGATATGCTAGAGAGCATAGAAGTAGAATATGAAGAGTTGCCTTATACTCTTGATCCAGAAGTAGCATTAAAAAATGAGATAAAAGTATACACCAAAAAAGACTCTAACATTTATGAATACAAAAATTGGGAGTCAGGAAATGTAAAAGAAGCTTTAGAAAGAGCTGATAAAGTAATTGAAGGAGAACTTTACAATCAAAGAGTAATAGCAAATCCATTAGAGACTAGGGGATTCTTAGCATATTTTGATGGAAATAGATTAAATGTTTGGTCATCTACACAATCAGCCCATTATTTGAGAAGAAATCTAGTTAATTTTCTAGGGATTGACAATATAAGGGTAATACAGCCTGACGTAGGAGGGGCTTTCGGAAGTAAAATTATAACTCATCCAGAGGAATATGCAGTAGCTAAGTTAGCCTTAAAATTGAGAAGACCACTCAAATGGATACCTACAAGGTCCGAGGAAATTCAATCAGCTGGACATGGAAGAGATAAAAAATTAAAGTTTAAAGTAGGTGTAAAAAACGATGGGATAATATTAGGCATAGAGGGAACTTTAATAGCCGATCTAGGCGCACCTTATCCTGATGCTAACGAGGATGAAATAGGAAACGTACATAGTACGGCAAGAATGCTGCCTGGAGTATATAAAATATTAAATATTAAAATTGAACATTATGCGGTTAACACTAATAAAGCACCTACACAATCTTACAGAGGTGCAGGAAGACCAGAAGCCACTTATTTCATTGAGAGAATAATTAATATAATATCACAAGAGTTAGGAATTGATGAGTTCGAGATCAGAGAGAAAAATCTAGTAAAAGAATTACCTTATAAAAACGCATTTGGAATTACTTATGATTCTGGGGACTATGTAGGGTTATTAAATAAGGCTAAAGAGTTCTATCAGAAATTAAGGACGGAAGCTGGACCTAATGAGTGTGTAGGATCTAGTATGTATGTCGAAATTTCTGGATTCGGTCCATGGGAAACCGCAAGAATTTTCGCTAAAAATGACGGAAAAATTGTTATAATTACAGGTAGCGGACCTCATGGACAAGGTGATGGAACAGCTTTTGCCCAAATAGTTGCTGACGTTTTAGAGATTCCGATAGAAAATATAGATGTCAGATGGGGAGATACTGACATAATAGAGGATGGAATAGGAACGTGGGGAAGTAGGACAGTAACCGTTGGAGGTTCCGCTATGTTTAAGGCTGCTGAAGAACTTAAGAAAAGATTTATAGAAGTGGGAGCAAAATTATTAAATGCTGACATAGAGGAAGTAGAATATAAAAACGGCTCCGTAATTAACAAGAAAAACGGTAATAGTGTAAACTTTAAAGAGATAATCGATAAAGCATACTCTTTGGGTTATTCACTGGACGTCACTTATGTATATAACGTATCTAAACCTGGCTATACTTCACCTTATGGTGTTCATTTAGCGTTAGTTAGTGTAGATAAAGAAAATGGAGTAATAAGAGTAAGAAAGTATATCGCAATAGATGATGTAGGAAGAGTGATAAATCCTCTATTAGCTGAAGGGCAAGTAATAGGGGGTGTAGTCCAAGGTTTAGCTCAAGCATTATATGAAGGGGCAATATTTAATAATGAGGGTTATTTGCTAAATTCTAATTTAACTGACTACGGATTTCCTACTGCGGTTGAAGTTCCTAAAGTGGAATGGTATTACATACAAAAGGGATTTTCATCACATCCAACGAGAAGTAAGGGAATAGGTGAAGCAGGTACTATAGCAAGTACTCCAGCAGTTGTTAACGCTGTAGAAAAATGTATAGGCAGGAGGATTAGGAGTATGCCCGTAAGACCGGAAGAGGTTTTATAA
- a CDS encoding RNA-binding protein — protein MQRHVMSSKDAKIFVKKIKEKYGIDLSNSKLEIGKEKKEIWYYIDGILAFFNEDPIPTLCGILKLKINLPYVIVDEGAVRALSNGADLFVPGIVEYNCSCKENDLILAKTKTNLPVAVLKVLMSKEKAISEKRGKFAENLHHVGDKLWEMCNG, from the coding sequence ATGCAGAGGCATGTTATGTCATCTAAAGATGCTAAAATTTTTGTCAAAAAGATAAAAGAAAAATATGGGATAGACTTATCTAATTCAAAATTAGAAATAGGAAAGGAAAAGAAGGAAATTTGGTATTATATAGATGGTATTTTAGCGTTTTTCAATGAAGATCCCATTCCAACATTATGTGGTATTCTGAAACTTAAAATAAATCTGCCTTATGTTATAGTAGATGAGGGTGCAGTAAGGGCTTTAAGTAATGGGGCAGATCTTTTTGTACCAGGCATAGTAGAGTATAATTGTAGCTGTAAAGAAAATGATTTGATTTTAGCTAAAACTAAAACTAACCTACCAGTAGCCGTGCTAAAAGTATTAATGTCTAAAGAGAAGGCAATCTCGGAAAAGAGAGGAAAGTTCGCTGAAAATCTACATCATGTAGGGGATAAGTTATGGGAGATGTGCAATGGCTAA
- a CDS encoding polyprenol monophosphomannose synthase has product MANISIIIPTYNERDNVVLLIEQIVKLLPNSKILIVDDNSPDGTAEVLRNLKIPNLTVFVRNERGLGSALRYGIKKALELETEFIVTMDADLSHDPIYLPQMTKIAIEGKYDLVIGSRYINGGGIENWPLSRRIISRGANYLFKLISHSPLNDNTSNYRVYSRKAALLALDCETANGYEFQICSIFKIIKSNLKVIEYPIIFKNRKLGKSKLRISEILNWFLYIIKLSLSS; this is encoded by the coding sequence ATGGCTAACATTTCTATTATAATACCCACCTATAATGAAAGGGATAACGTAGTCTTACTAATCGAACAAATAGTAAAATTACTTCCTAATTCTAAGATACTTATAGTTGATGACAACAGTCCGGATGGTACAGCAGAAGTGTTAAGAAATTTGAAAATTCCTAATTTAACAGTTTTTGTAAGAAATGAAAGAGGCTTAGGGTCAGCTTTAAGATACGGAATTAAAAAGGCATTGGAATTAGAAACTGAGTTTATTGTAACAATGGATGCGGATTTAAGCCATGATCCTATATACTTGCCGCAAATGACTAAAATAGCAATAGAAGGTAAATACGATTTAGTAATAGGTTCTAGATATATAAATGGTGGTGGTATAGAAAATTGGCCGTTAAGTAGGAGAATTATAAGTAGAGGTGCAAATTATTTATTTAAGTTAATTTCACATTCACCCTTAAACGATAACACGTCAAATTACAGAGTTTATTCACGCAAAGCTGCACTATTAGCATTAGATTGTGAAACAGCTAATGGTTATGAATTCCAAATCTGCTCAATATTTAAAATTATTAAATCTAACCTAAAAGTTATAGAATATCCTATAATCTTCAAAAATAGAAAATTAGGAAAAAGCAAACTTAGAATTTCTGAAATATTAAATTGGTTCTTATATATTATTAAGCTTTCCCTCTCTTCTTGA
- a CDS encoding winged helix-turn-helix transcriptional regulator codes for MELTPRLQDIINIIKNRGSVNIKDLALEIKVTPKTAKGYARELQRLGLVEIDQDGNIKLKEQKENENDKILKTLENHENEILSLKKEIEMLKEELQKLKKRGKA; via the coding sequence ATGGAACTTACTCCCAGACTTCAAGATATAATAAATATAATAAAAAATAGGGGTAGTGTTAATATAAAAGATTTAGCTTTAGAAATAAAAGTTACACCTAAAACTGCTAAAGGTTACGCTAGAGAATTGCAACGACTTGGATTGGTTGAAATTGATCAAGATGGTAATATAAAACTCAAAGAGCAAAAGGAAAACGAAAATGATAAAATATTGAAAACTTTAGAGAATCACGAGAACGAGATACTTTCCCTTAAGAAGGAAATTGAAATGCTAAAAGAGGAACTTCAGAAACTCAAGAAGAGAGGGAAAGCTTAA